From Doryrhamphus excisus isolate RoL2022-K1 chromosome 22, RoL_Dexc_1.0, whole genome shotgun sequence, one genomic window encodes:
- the rnf2 gene encoding E3 ubiquitin-protein ligase RING2 isoform X1, whose product MRRGEEGIVPVIRHIGFPQTHCRLYDLYCQEKKIFTAMTQTVQTNGVQPLSKTWELSLYELQRTPQEAITDGLEIAVSPRSLHSELMCPICLDMLKNTMTTKECLHRFCADCIITALRSGNKECPTCRKKLVSKRSLRPDPNFDALISKIYPSRDEYEAHQERVLARISKHNNQQALSHSIEEGLKIQAMTRLQRGKRQTVENGSGVEDNGDSSHCSNASVHSNQQEAGPSIKRTKTSDDSGLDMDNAAENGGGDSVIDGGASEIELVFRPHPTLMEKDDGHNSVEFVPRYIKTSGNATVDHLSKYLAVRLALEELRRNTEASPVNVEAASEKQYTIYIPTAGNQFTVLNGSFSLELVSEKYWKVNKPMELYFAPTKEHK is encoded by the exons ATGAGGAGGGGGGAAGAAGGAATCGTTCCAGTGATCCGCCATATTGGCTTTCCTCAAACGCACTGTCGTCTCTACGATTTAtactgtcaagaaaaaaaaat TTTTACAGCGATGACCCAGACGGTTCAAACCAACGGGGTTCAACCCCTCAGTAAAACCTGGGAATTGAGCCTTTATGAACTACAGAGAACTCCACAG GAAGCAATAACAGATGGACTGGAGATTGCAGTTTCACCACGGTCATTGCACAGCGAACTCATGTGTCCTATCTGTCTGGATATGCTGAAAAACACAATGACGACCAAAGAATGCCTGCACCGCTTCTGTGCAGATTGTATCATCACAGCATTAAGATCTGG gaaTAAAGAATGTCCTACATGCCGCAAGAAGTTGGTTTCAAAGAGGTCGCTTCGTCCAGACCCAAATTTCGATGCACTGATAA GTAAAATTTACCCCAGCCGTGATGAGTATGAAGCACACCAGGAAAGAGTGTTGGCCCGCATTAGCAAACATAACAACCAGCAAGCCCTGTCCCACAGCATAGAGGAAGGCCTGAAGATCCAGGCGATGACCAG ATTACAGCGCGGTAAAAGACAAACGGTGGAGAATGGCAGTGGAGTTGAGGACAACGGAGACTCCTCCCACTGCAGCAACGCATCGGTCCACAGCAATCAG CAGGAGGCTGGTCCAAGTATAAAACGCACCAAGACGAGCGATGACAGCGGCCTGGATATGGACAATGCTGCGGAGAATGGCGGTGGCGACTCTGTGATTGACGGCGGTGCCAGCGAAATTGAATTGGTTTTTCGGCCTCACCCCACACTGATGGAAAAGGATGACGGGCACAACAG tgtggagtttgtgccGCGCTACATAAAGACGTCTGGCAACGCAACGGTTGATCACCTTTCCAAATACCTGGCTGTCCGACTGGCTTTGGAGGAGCTGAGAAGAAACACAGAGGCCAGTCCTGTCAATGTGGAGGCGGCGTCGGAGAAACAATACACCATTTATATACCTACTGCTGGCAATCAGTTCACT GTCCTCAATGGTTCCTTTTCTCTCGAGCTGGTCAGCGAAAAGTACTGGAAGGTGAACAAGCCCATGGAGCTGTACTTCGCTCCCACGAAAGAACACAAGTAG
- the rnf2 gene encoding E3 ubiquitin-protein ligase RING2 isoform X2: MRRGEEGIVPVIRHIGFPQTHCRLYDLYCQEKKIFTAMTQTVQTNGVQPLSKTWELSLYELQRTPQEAITDGLEIAVSPRSLHSELMCPICLDMLKNTMTTKECLHRFCADCIITALRSGNKECPTCRKKLVSKRSLRPDPNFDALISKIYPSRDEYEAHQERVLARISKHNNQQALSHSIEEGLKIQAMTRLQRGKRQTVENGSGVEDNGDSSHCSNASVHSNQEAGPSIKRTKTSDDSGLDMDNAAENGGGDSVIDGGASEIELVFRPHPTLMEKDDGHNSVEFVPRYIKTSGNATVDHLSKYLAVRLALEELRRNTEASPVNVEAASEKQYTIYIPTAGNQFTVLNGSFSLELVSEKYWKVNKPMELYFAPTKEHK, translated from the exons ATGAGGAGGGGGGAAGAAGGAATCGTTCCAGTGATCCGCCATATTGGCTTTCCTCAAACGCACTGTCGTCTCTACGATTTAtactgtcaagaaaaaaaaat TTTTACAGCGATGACCCAGACGGTTCAAACCAACGGGGTTCAACCCCTCAGTAAAACCTGGGAATTGAGCCTTTATGAACTACAGAGAACTCCACAG GAAGCAATAACAGATGGACTGGAGATTGCAGTTTCACCACGGTCATTGCACAGCGAACTCATGTGTCCTATCTGTCTGGATATGCTGAAAAACACAATGACGACCAAAGAATGCCTGCACCGCTTCTGTGCAGATTGTATCATCACAGCATTAAGATCTGG gaaTAAAGAATGTCCTACATGCCGCAAGAAGTTGGTTTCAAAGAGGTCGCTTCGTCCAGACCCAAATTTCGATGCACTGATAA GTAAAATTTACCCCAGCCGTGATGAGTATGAAGCACACCAGGAAAGAGTGTTGGCCCGCATTAGCAAACATAACAACCAGCAAGCCCTGTCCCACAGCATAGAGGAAGGCCTGAAGATCCAGGCGATGACCAG ATTACAGCGCGGTAAAAGACAAACGGTGGAGAATGGCAGTGGAGTTGAGGACAACGGAGACTCCTCCCACTGCAGCAACGCATCGGTCCACAGCAATCAG GAGGCTGGTCCAAGTATAAAACGCACCAAGACGAGCGATGACAGCGGCCTGGATATGGACAATGCTGCGGAGAATGGCGGTGGCGACTCTGTGATTGACGGCGGTGCCAGCGAAATTGAATTGGTTTTTCGGCCTCACCCCACACTGATGGAAAAGGATGACGGGCACAACAG tgtggagtttgtgccGCGCTACATAAAGACGTCTGGCAACGCAACGGTTGATCACCTTTCCAAATACCTGGCTGTCCGACTGGCTTTGGAGGAGCTGAGAAGAAACACAGAGGCCAGTCCTGTCAATGTGGAGGCGGCGTCGGAGAAACAATACACCATTTATATACCTACTGCTGGCAATCAGTTCACT GTCCTCAATGGTTCCTTTTCTCTCGAGCTGGTCAGCGAAAAGTACTGGAAGGTGAACAAGCCCATGGAGCTGTACTTCGCTCCCACGAAAGAACACAAGTAG